One bacterium genomic region harbors:
- a CDS encoding YebC/PmpR family DNA-binding transcriptional regulator, whose amino-acid sequence MSGHSKWHSIKHKKGAADAKRGKIFTKLGNEIALAARDGADPEMNFRLRLAVTKAKQANMPAANIERSIARGAGTAGGAALEELTYEGYGPAGIAVMVQALTDNRNRTAADVKAAFSKHGGSLGGQGSVAYMFESKGVIYCKESADKDELSLVAIEAGASDIDDSGDQLVVYTAPQSLEAVKTAVGEHNVESADVEQIASQTVAVDDEQKARTIMRLMDALEELDDVANVTANFDIPEEVLERVSA is encoded by the coding sequence ATGAGCGGACACAGTAAGTGGCACAGTATTAAGCACAAAAAAGGTGCAGCTGACGCGAAGCGTGGCAAAATATTTACGAAGCTTGGCAACGAGATAGCGCTGGCGGCACGAGATGGCGCTGATCCAGAAATGAACTTCCGGTTGCGTTTGGCTGTAACGAAGGCCAAGCAGGCTAACATGCCAGCTGCAAACATAGAGCGCTCTATTGCGCGCGGTGCAGGCACAGCTGGTGGAGCAGCTTTAGAAGAGCTGACGTATGAAGGCTATGGTCCCGCTGGTATTGCTGTCATGGTGCAGGCTTTGACAGATAATCGCAATCGCACAGCCGCAGATGTGAAGGCTGCCTTCTCGAAGCATGGTGGGTCGCTAGGCGGGCAGGGCAGCGTTGCATATATGTTCGAGTCAAAAGGCGTGATTTATTGCAAAGAATCTGCTGACAAGGACGAGCTGAGCCTGGTTGCAATCGAAGCCGGCGCTTCGGACATTGATGATTCAGGCGATCAGCTGGTCGTCTATACGGCTCCTCAAAGCTTGGAGGCCGTGAAGACCGCAGTTGGCGAACATAATGTAGAGTCAGCTGATGTCGAGCAGATTGCCAGTCAGACGGTTGCAGTTGATGATGAACAAAAAGCTCGCACAATCATGCGTCTGATGGATGCTCTGGAAGAACTCGATGATGTGGCAAATGTAACGGCCAACTTTGATATCCCAGAAGAAGTTCTGGAGCGCGTTAGCGCTTAA
- a CDS encoding AAA family ATPase — translation MRQDLALKIMLDGESVLLTGAAGSGKTYVLQKFIKQVRKQGKSVAVTATTGLAATHLNGSTIHSWSGIGIHHILSPKFAETLSRSRRDTIQKADVLIIDEISMLHDYRLDMVDDVCRAVRESAEPFGGLQVILCGDFFQLPPINRSGEREGRFVINAFVWEELNPVICYLDEQHRQNEGMFLEILNAMRAGDVRRNHAESLMERQFAELGYGVDVTELHTVNVDVDRINADKLAELETESRTFTATPSGSAQYLETLRRSCLASDELELKVGALVMCIRNSQDKKYVNGSLGTVVGFEKATHWPEVKLHSGKTVTIGPETWELRDGEKLRASLAQIPLRLAWAITVHKSQGMTLDAARINLKRAFVEGMGYVALSRVRSLGALSLTGINNMALRVSPDALRIDTDLRAASEQAVAEYSSSAAS, via the coding sequence ATGAGACAAGACTTGGCACTCAAGATTATGCTTGATGGTGAATCGGTGCTCCTTACGGGTGCAGCGGGTTCGGGCAAGACATACGTGCTACAAAAATTCATTAAGCAGGTGCGCAAGCAGGGCAAGAGTGTCGCAGTGACAGCTACTACTGGGTTGGCTGCTACGCACCTCAATGGCAGTACTATTCACTCCTGGAGCGGGATTGGCATTCATCACATTTTGTCGCCGAAGTTTGCCGAGACGCTGTCAAGATCGCGCCGTGACACCATCCAAAAAGCCGATGTACTGATTATCGATGAGATCTCGATGCTGCATGATTATCGACTCGATATGGTTGATGATGTCTGTCGGGCGGTGCGTGAGTCCGCCGAACCTTTTGGCGGTTTGCAGGTTATTCTGTGCGGTGATTTCTTCCAGCTACCACCGATCAATCGATCGGGCGAGCGCGAAGGGAGATTTGTCATCAATGCCTTTGTGTGGGAGGAACTTAATCCTGTGATTTGTTATCTCGATGAGCAGCACCGTCAGAATGAAGGGATGTTTCTCGAGATTCTCAATGCGATGCGCGCAGGAGATGTGCGGCGAAATCACGCCGAGAGTTTGATGGAGCGCCAGTTTGCCGAGCTTGGCTATGGTGTTGATGTGACCGAGCTACATACGGTAAATGTGGATGTCGATCGCATCAATGCTGATAAATTGGCTGAGCTTGAGACGGAATCGCGTACTTTTACTGCTACGCCATCTGGATCGGCGCAGTATTTGGAGACCCTGCGTCGATCATGCTTGGCAAGCGATGAGCTTGAGCTCAAGGTTGGTGCGCTGGTAATGTGTATCCGTAATAGTCAGGATAAGAAGTATGTAAATGGCTCGCTTGGTACGGTAGTGGGGTTTGAGAAGGCAACTCACTGGCCTGAGGTAAAATTGCACTCCGGCAAGACGGTGACGATCGGCCCTGAAACGTGGGAGCTCCGTGATGGCGAGAAGCTGCGTGCATCGCTGGCACAAATACCACTACGTTTGGCGTGGGCGATCACTGTCCACAAGAGTCAGGGGATGACGCTCGATGCCGCACGGATTAATCTCAAGCGAGCATTTGTCGAAGGGATGGGCTATGTCGCGCTGTCACGTGTGCGATCACTTGGAGCATTAAGCCTTACAGGTATCAACAATATGGCACTGCGGGTGAGCCCTGATGCATTACGTATCGATACTGATCTACGTGCGGCGTCCGAGCAGGCGGTTGCTGAGTATAGCTCCTCGGCTGCATCGTAA
- a CDS encoding DUF1905 domain-containing protein has product MGGSSNLLSSHISREIRHALSGFARRGFGSVRVTVIVQGVAWKTSIFPDSKEGAYILPIKKDVRKQIGVDVGDNAEFRLIIDDIQ; this is encoded by the coding sequence GTGGGTGGGTCGTCTAATCTGCTATCCTCTCATATCTCTCGTGAAATAAGGCACGCCTTAAGCGGTTTTGCTAGGCGAGGGTTTGGCTCCGTAAGGGTCACGGTCATAGTGCAGGGAGTGGCATGGAAGACGTCAATATTTCCCGATTCGAAGGAGGGGGCATATATCCTACCTATCAAGAAAGACGTGCGCAAGCAGATCGGTGTTGATGTAGGTGATAACGCCGAGTTTCGCCTGATTATTGATGATATTCAATAA
- a CDS encoding ComEC/Rec2 family competence protein — protein MKRTHILVAAVLAWLSGIVFAANYITQVKVWQVTIVVIFAVVASRILSNRLIVWPVILLGVILGIMRGQMYFTDQRWYDVSDVVGRRATVTGRVADEPGWNDDRLYEFYLADLRVDGRATPGLLKIKSQVGNVQEGQWLEVQGKIGKALGRAPAQIWYAKVVVIDSRQPYPIRLKQTLSQGLAAALSREQAGLVRGLLFGGRAGISDSLESDMRIDGLSHIVAVSGYNLTIIVAALMLIMKRKSPISLIASLAAIGFYVVMTGFAASIVRAAIMGTVILVAAHVRRQVSLWSALVVTVWVMTAYAPNYLLGDMSWQLSVLALVGVLAVVPRIENAVGWRALIGEFFIVSCAAHLATAPLIAYRFGTMSLISPITNLVILPWIPLLMLGGVIVASIGVIAPLSAFTLSWPLRMLLDVVLRLIKWFAQWPYAQLTFGEISLAGVLLSYVCLCSILAISLIHSRKRASKTV, from the coding sequence ATGAAGCGAACACATATCCTGGTTGCGGCTGTCTTGGCGTGGCTGAGCGGTATCGTGTTTGCTGCGAACTACATTACTCAGGTGAAAGTATGGCAGGTAACGATTGTAGTGATTTTCGCGGTCGTGGCGTCGAGAATCCTTTCGAATCGGCTCATCGTATGGCCTGTCATTTTGCTCGGGGTGATTCTTGGGATTATGCGAGGACAGATGTACTTTACCGATCAGCGATGGTATGACGTCTCGGATGTGGTGGGCCGGCGTGCGACAGTAACTGGTCGTGTGGCCGACGAGCCAGGATGGAATGATGACCGACTCTATGAATTTTATCTCGCTGATTTACGGGTGGATGGTCGAGCAACCCCGGGTCTACTCAAAATTAAGTCGCAGGTGGGTAATGTGCAGGAAGGTCAGTGGCTCGAAGTGCAGGGCAAGATCGGGAAGGCGCTGGGTCGGGCGCCGGCGCAAATATGGTACGCCAAAGTCGTCGTTATTGATTCGCGTCAACCATATCCCATCCGCCTGAAGCAGACATTATCTCAGGGTCTGGCAGCGGCACTGTCACGTGAGCAGGCTGGACTTGTGCGTGGATTGTTGTTTGGGGGTCGCGCTGGCATTTCAGATTCGCTCGAGAGCGACATGCGGATTGATGGACTGTCGCATATTGTTGCCGTCTCAGGGTATAATCTCACGATTATAGTTGCAGCCTTGATGCTGATCATGAAACGAAAATCACCGATCAGTCTCATCGCATCGCTGGCGGCAATCGGCTTCTATGTTGTTATGACCGGCTTCGCGGCGTCGATTGTACGCGCGGCAATTATGGGTACGGTGATTTTGGTGGCTGCGCATGTGCGCAGACAAGTCTCTCTGTGGTCGGCGCTGGTGGTGACGGTGTGGGTGATGACGGCATATGCGCCAAATTATCTCCTCGGCGATATGAGTTGGCAGCTTTCGGTTTTGGCGCTTGTTGGAGTATTGGCAGTCGTGCCACGCATCGAGAATGCCGTGGGGTGGCGAGCGCTGATTGGCGAATTTTTTATCGTGTCCTGCGCGGCTCACCTGGCAACAGCGCCATTGATCGCATATCGCTTTGGTACGATGTCGTTGATATCTCCCATCACCAACCTTGTGATCCTGCCCTGGATACCACTTTTAATGCTTGGGGGTGTGATTGTGGCGTCGATTGGAGTAATAGCTCCGTTGTCGGCATTTACGCTCTCCTGGCCGCTACGAATGCTGCTCGATGTAGTTCTGCGGCTCATCAAATGGTTTGCACAATGGCCATATGCTCAGCTGACGTTTGGCGAAATCAGTCTCGCAGGAGTGCTACTAAGCTATGTCTGCCTATGCAGCATCTTAGCAATATCGCTCATACACTCTAGAAAAAGAGCCTCAAAAACGGTATAA
- a CDS encoding class I SAM-dependent methyltransferase, with protein MTTNDTFFQSKIEEYQEKFREHQGSPQSLKWTDRVSAEARYAQLVADIDFNGKTILDVGCGFGDISEFISSKAGNYTYVGIDMVPEFIEVAKQRYPEHTFIEGNYFLEPLPDMHDIVMCCGALNSNMDDPIGFRKQAIQTMWQHANEAVVFNMAGRHPRPNYSAKSSIYYADSLEILDFCTTLTTKVILRQHYSKKDFTIVLYK; from the coding sequence ATGACTACCAATGACACATTTTTTCAATCTAAGATTGAGGAGTACCAAGAGAAATTTCGAGAGCATCAAGGCTCACCTCAGTCTTTGAAATGGACAGATCGCGTATCTGCAGAAGCGCGATATGCACAGCTTGTTGCAGACATTGATTTTAATGGGAAAACCATCCTTGATGTAGGTTGCGGGTTTGGTGATATCTCTGAATTCATCTCGAGCAAAGCAGGTAATTATACGTATGTAGGTATCGATATGGTGCCTGAATTTATTGAGGTCGCAAAGCAGCGTTATCCTGAGCATACATTTATCGAAGGGAATTATTTCTTAGAGCCGTTGCCTGATATGCATGATATTGTGATGTGTTGCGGAGCGCTCAATTCAAACATGGATGATCCGATCGGCTTTCGTAAGCAAGCAATTCAGACGATGTGGCAGCATGCCAACGAGGCGGTTGTATTCAATATGGCAGGGCGGCATCCTAGGCCAAATTATTCTGCAAAGAGCTCAATATATTATGCTGATTCGCTTGAGATTCTAGACTTCTGCACTACGCTCACAACAAAGGTAATACTTCGACAACACTACTCCAAAAAAGATTTCACGATCGTTCTTTATAAATAG